In Zingiber officinale cultivar Zhangliang chromosome 8B, Zo_v1.1, whole genome shotgun sequence, a single genomic region encodes these proteins:
- the LOC122014087 gene encoding ethylene-responsive transcription factor ERN1-like, with the protein MARKRKCTDAVEGKEVCVNSAPRWNGTMAVEAIGGGVRRARKRFVGVRQRPSGRWVAEIKDTIQKIRMWLGTFDTAEEAARAYDEAACILRGANTRTNFWPYSSLQPSSRPSVLPPKITNLLLTRLEARNHSSPDGVQRQQLGEEEGEDNYFSEFVNDASNYLLPLSHAGEDRVADYAEFSSYGEEGSLDVGSNSMDFRFIDELQEPSYLYSPMEQQSCCSDEPSLIRATMKQMKYERKVSASLYALNGISEYLKIKLGERTGGRMEDHLSGLRNSCMEQKGGGADQSAEREGRDEVELLQNRSYSGFSSSSSSTTSSASLRFPSAPLNSSSDDSELRLLWSSLALDHLSPI; encoded by the coding sequence atggcaaggaagAGGAAATGCACTGATGCAGTAGAAGGCAAGGAGGTCTGTGTCAATAGTGCCCCGAGATGGAACGGGACGATGGCTGTTGAGGCAATTGGGGGAGGAGTCCGGCGAGCGCGCAAGCGCTTCGTCGGAGTTCGGCAAAGACCGTCTGGTCGATGGGTGGCGGAGATCAAAGACACCATACAGAAGATCAGGATGTGGCTGGGCACCTTCGACACTGCTGAAGAAGCTGCCAGGGCCTACGACGAGGCTGCCTGCATTCTTCGCGGCGCCAACACTCGCACCAATTTCTGGCCTTACTCCTCTCTGCAGCCATCATCGCGACCATCGGTGCTGCCGCCGAAGATCACTAATCTCCTCCTGACGCGGCTCGAGGCCAGAAACCATTCTTCGCCGGACGGAGTCCAACGGCAACAACtgggagaagaagagggagaggacaACTATTTCTCCGAGTTTGTGAACGACGCCTCGAATTATCTACTTCCCCTTTCTCACGCCGGAGAAGACAGAGTAGCCGACTATGCTGAATTCAGCAGTTACGGAGAAGAAGGGAGTCTCGACGTTGGTTCCAATTCCATGGACTTTCGCTTCATAGACGAGTTGCAGGAACCATCGTACCTCTATTCGCCGATGGAGCAACAGAGTTGTTGCAGTGACGAGCCATCGCTGATCAGAGCAACAATGAAGCAGATGAAGTACGAGAGGAAGGTCTCGGCATCCCTGTATGCTCTGAACGGCATATCCGAGTACCTGAAGATAAAGCTAGGAGAAAGAACGGGAGGAAGGATGGAGGATCATCTGTCTGGGCTCAGAAACTCATGCATGGAGCAAAAGGGGGGCGGTGCAGATCAGTCGGCAGAAAGGGAAGGCCGAGACGAAGTAGAGCTTCTTCAAAATCGCTCTTACTCAGgcttctcatcctcttcctcgTCGACAACTTCGTCGGCATCACTGCGATTTCCTTCCGCGCCTTTGAATTCGAGCAGCGACGACAGCGAACTGCGGCTGCTCTGGAGCTCTCTTGCTCTGGATCATCTTTCTCCAATATGA